A window of Felis catus isolate Fca126 chromosome A3, F.catus_Fca126_mat1.0, whole genome shotgun sequence genomic DNA:
ATGTCCTACTCCAAGGGAATGGGACTcaaagaaaggagagatgagAAGGGGTGGGAGAAGATAAACCAACCCTACATTTTCTTGCTCAAGGGGATTCTCTGACGGTCACACTGAGAAATAGGGAAAAAGAGGATGGAGAGGTCTGGCAGAAAGGAGCTCCTCTGTTGCTTACCTGTGCTTGCTGACAGACTCCCACAGTAGCCGGGGTTTGGGTTAGTGGAGGGGTGTCTCTCCCAGGCAAGGTAATTCAGCACATCCGTGCTACTCCACTCCCATCCACCTGCATTGGGCTCATAGCCCTAGAGAGGATGGAGTCTAGTGAGGTTGAATGGCCATTAAAGGGCTCCTTGCAGGAACCCCTCCCCAGCATCATGGAATTTGGTCTGCTCCTCTAGGTGCTGCCTGGGAGCCAAAGCTCTCCTCTGGGAGACTCCTCCTAACTCCTTGCTCTTATTGACAAATCCTGAAGCCCATAATCACAAAGACCAATAGACCCATTCAGAGTAACCTCTCACTGACTGAACAGCAACGAGTGATGCATATGTGATTAGCTTCTGAACCTCAAAGACAGTGTCTGTTCCATAGAGCAAAAATGGATCCTCTCTTCATTTAAGAATCACTCTGCACAATATGTGTAGACTCTGTGAAGCTCAGAGAACTGAATTACATGGCCTCACGTGCAAATTAAGAAGCAGATTAACTTCAGCAGAGGCAAGAGACTTCCACAGATCTCAGCTGTTCAGCTGGCCACAAGGTCCTCCCTTTTCTCCTAATATCCTCCTGGATCTCTGAGCTCCAAGGCTCTCTAGGGCATTTACTGGGCAGACACAGGGGACAGAGAGTGGGCTCGGGTGGCAATAGCAGCTTGAGAGGTTATAGAGAGAAGATGTATTCATACCTCTGTGGGATCATGGAGCCCCATCCAGATGTTTGAGTAAGTGTTCGCACTGTTCTGTACTAGGGAGGCCACAAAGGATGCCTCAGCCCCACTGAGCACAGACACAAGGTGTCCCGAGGGTCTCTTCTGGCAGGCCATctgtgtggggaagggggagactCTGGGGAGGCCTGAGACATCACTGGGAGACGGGCAGTGCAGAGGTAGGGGAGAAGAGGTATATGCGCAAAAGATGAGGATGCTCACCGTCACCCCCAAGGAACTCTGGGGAatgcaaccccccaccccccaccgccaggTCTCTAGTGTACTTTCCCTTAAAACCCCGACCTGCAAATCCAAGTACTCACATCTGCATTCATCCAGGATTTTGGTGTCATAAACAAGGCATAGCAGTGGGAGGCATAGGCCTTGGAGCCTTTGGGACACGTGATCCGTGGAGTGGGCACTTCCTTTGGCGAGTCTTCACCTAGGATGGAAGgacacaaaagagagagaagaggtgaatAGGAGACTGGGGATCACGGTGGGAGGTGACCTAGAGGAACGTCTATGGGGTCGGTGCTTGGGGAAGTGATGCCAAAGTCCTGACTGCCTCTCACCACTGCCAACACTTTCAGGATTTCTTGTTCTTGAACCAGCCCCACTAAATGAGGaaacctctcctttcttttcatctttcccatTCACAGTCCAACCCTTCCCTGCTCTAGGATACACATTCTTGCCCTGGGTCCTCATTTTCCTTccccttattttatttctgtccCTTCACACTTTCCTCTTTTGCCTACCAACATAAATGAGAGTGCACTGACAAGAAGCAAAGGACCTCCTTGCAGTGCTAGTGGACCTCCTTGCAGTGCTAGTGGACCACTGTGATGCCTGCCACCCCTGGTTACCCTGAAGGATGGTGTGGTGATGGACGAGTCACAGGCCATTTCATGGTGTGGGGATATATGTCACCAGTACCACGAgagtcttccttctcctcttggcCCTGAGCATTCCCAAGGACCCAGTGTCAGAGGCAGAGAAATCTCACCTTGGACCTGAGACAGCAACATCAGGCAGGAGAACAGCATCCAGGACACGCTGGGGAGGTCCGTGTGAGGCCGCATCATGTCTGTGACCTGAGGAAGCAATCAGATTTCACTAAGAGAAGTGTGATCAGAGAGAGGACATATAGAGATCCTTGTCTTTCCTTTGTTAGTCCCCTTGGAATAAGTTCATCTTAGTGACATCCATCCCCTTGTATAGCTCTGGAAAGAACTAGAAAATCTGTACATGCTCCTACCCCATGAGACCTCCCAAGCCTGCCTGTGCTGAGTCTCAGAGCTCCTGTATCTGACAGAGATCCTCCTGTATCTTCCCCCAAATATGTACAGTATAGCTCTTGCCATGGTCTCATCTTCTGTCAGCTTCCACTCACCTGTCTTGCAGGGATTTGCAGTGGTTTGTCATGTCAGAGAAGACTGtgcttttataagaaaattagaaGGAGGGGCACTCAAATGAATTACAGGAATGTGGAGGGGACAGGGGTCATGGGAGGGGCTTCTATTTGTTCAAGGAAATTGCCACCACATGGAGGAGTCTCTTCCCAGCAAAGCCTGGGAATTGCCACAGATACTGCCTCTTTCCAGTTAGCAGGCCAGCACTTTTCCCAACAATAAGTGACATTtggtctttccctgtctcttccttgTTATGGACTGGTTACAAATTGTGGCACTGGAAAATGGAGTCGTTCTTCTGGTGGATATCTCAAGGACTCTCTTTGGc
This region includes:
- the LOC101082144 gene encoding lithostathine-like, whose amino-acid sequence is MMRPHTDLPSVSWMLFSCLMLLSQVQGEDSPKEVPTPRITCPKGSKAYASHCYALFMTPKSWMNADMACQKRPSGHLVSVLSGAEASFVASLVQNSANTYSNIWMGLHDPTEGYEPNAGGWEWSSTDVLNYLAWERHPSTNPNPGYCGSLSASTGYLKWRDYNCGAMLPYICKFKD